One Owenweeksia hongkongensis DSM 17368 genomic region harbors:
- a CDS encoding T9SS type A sorting domain-containing protein, which yields MHRYLYLLILVIGYCEMFAQHYCEQTIQTPLFHFSTELVSLNGSLYHGYAESDGYTPGISQPRKNYILKTDDCLNVLDSVKVPLDSAFFRFIANLSVANGYLYCLTRTSDVERYDTIGNQVKSEILVYDSLLNLVGRHDITRDLGVYNFNVTMDVLGDSLLMIRSTTFTGSINTLVSVFGLDGILKESILDSLYGFHIGPIGSFKGVGNYFIWRGQFEIDFSINPLSLATKIDTIIHHTTLDEVNSGSIVSHPNGYTYLVAEWSTFDFVNAHYGLRVFRFDSLGNKIDSSVVLGDKDGREDIFSRDAVSIATNGDIIIASGLSVADNGGEWNMLVTRIDEDMKLKWSKAVRVPNTLMLPTFSEGTSDNGVTIISALRDSSTQDISRSFNDLHYIHMDSTGYYSPISSEDFSYMWEQSVNIYPNPVEDRFALSGLDEHEVYQVGLYDVSGNLISRFELAYPFNKKCDELVQGTYLLILQDSRGKRVSKKILKN from the coding sequence ATGCATCGATATTTATATTTACTCATTTTGGTAATTGGTTACTGTGAAATGTTTGCCCAGCATTATTGTGAACAAACAATTCAGACACCCCTATTTCATTTTAGCACCGAGTTAGTGTCTCTTAATGGCTCACTGTATCATGGGTATGCTGAATCAGACGGATATACTCCGGGCATTAGTCAGCCAAGAAAGAATTATATTCTAAAAACAGATGATTGCCTCAATGTATTAGATTCAGTTAAGGTTCCGTTGGATTCTGCTTTCTTCCGTTTTATAGCCAATTTGAGTGTGGCTAACGGTTATTTATACTGCTTAACACGTACAAGTGATGTGGAAAGATACGACACAATTGGAAATCAGGTGAAGTCTGAAATACTTGTGTATGATTCGTTGCTAAATCTTGTAGGGAGACACGATATCACAAGGGATTTGGGGGTGTATAACTTCAATGTAACGATGGATGTATTAGGAGATAGCCTCCTTATGATTAGGTCAACTACTTTCACAGGTTCAATAAATACATTAGTGAGCGTATTTGGATTGGATGGTATACTTAAGGAAAGTATACTAGATAGTTTGTATGGTTTTCACATTGGCCCTATCGGTTCCTTTAAAGGTGTAGGTAATTACTTTATTTGGAGAGGGCAGTTTGAAATTGATTTTTCCATCAATCCTTTGTCTTTGGCTACAAAGATTGACACCATTATTCATCATACAACTTTAGATGAGGTAAATTCTGGGTCCATTGTTTCACACCCCAATGGATATACCTATTTGGTTGCCGAGTGGAGCACTTTTGACTTTGTCAATGCACATTATGGTCTTCGCGTATTTCGGTTTGACAGTTTAGGAAATAAAATAGATTCCAGTGTTGTTTTAGGAGACAAGGATGGAAGGGAGGACATATTTAGTAGGGATGCGGTTTCAATTGCTACAAATGGTGATATCATAATTGCATCCGGTCTCTCTGTTGCGGATAACGGTGGGGAATGGAATATGCTGGTAACCCGGATAGATGAAGATATGAAGCTTAAGTGGTCTAAAGCGGTTAGGGTACCTAATACACTTATGCTACCAACGTTTTCAGAGGGAACCTCTGATAATGGGGTTACTATTATTTCTGCATTGCGCGACTCCTCCACTCAGGATATTAGCCGCTCTTTTAATGATTTGCACTATATACACATGGATAGCACTGGGTATTATAGTCCGATATCTTCTGAGGACTTTAGTTATATGTGGGAGCAAAGTGTAAATATTTATCCTAACCCAGTAGAGGACAGATTTGCACTTAGCGGCTTGGATGAACATGAGGTGTATCAGGTAGGACTGTATGATGTTTCAGGTAATCTAATTAGTCGCTTTGAGCTTGCGTATCCATTCAATAAAAAATGTGATGAATTAGTACAGGGTACCTATTTATTAATTCTTCAAGATTCAAGAGGAAAGAGGGTTTCTAAAAAGATATTAAAAAACTAA
- a CDS encoding TonB-dependent receptor produces the protein MRVGISILLTIVSLFSYAQGAGLKGVVSDQDGKPIPFSNVYIADTKQGTSTDINGEYSISNISAGTHKVIVSSIGYLKHTEKITFSTTQIVLDVQLKISSEELSPIDITDRPEQTSVYNRLKNIDGVAIYAAKKNEVIELKNITANLSSNNARQVFARVPGVVVWENDCAGLQLGVGARGLSPNRTSNFNTRQNGYDMAADALGYPESYYAPPMQAIDRIEIVRGAASLQYGTQFGGMINLKLKEGNPEKKFSGSTMNTYNFIGKDNGYFNTFNEAGGQIGKLNYYTFINFRKGDCNCPNSDFSANTNYAHLGYKFNEQLTLKLDYTNMQYLAQQPGGLTDALYDQDPYQSFRTRNFFYVNWNLIAADLDFQLNERTALNSRTFTLIGSRKALGIRSNPGRIDNLSDPRDLLVDYYRNVGNETRLLHKYKLWNKPSAFLVGFRAYRGYTEKTQGYGSNGTDADFEFETDSLGLKSDYKFPSYNIALFSENIFNITDRLSLTPGVRYEYIRTTADGFYDSSVRIPNTGEIVIDSATYEIRQSSRSIVLFGLGLAYRLTEKLELYSNFSQNYRAITFNDMRVVSPSAAVDPNLQDESGFNLDLGVRGELGKAFTMDAGLFWLSYNGRIGSVLRVVEDEFFGDRLVRYTTNVADANILGTELYLESDLMKLFHIESKNFRSSLFVNFAYIIGTYHNSEEPAIEGNQVEEVPKVNLKTGWSISYKDIKASLQYSFVSDQYSEATNAETSPTGIYGIIPAYDVLDLSLSYSIKMFNFEGGINNITNNTYFTRRADGYPGPGIITAAPRSIYVGVGVKF, from the coding sequence ATGAGGGTCGGGATTAGCATTTTACTTACTATCGTTTCTCTTTTTAGCTACGCTCAAGGCGCTGGGCTAAAGGGTGTTGTTTCCGATCAGGATGGTAAGCCCATTCCTTTTTCTAATGTGTATATCGCAGACACAAAACAAGGAACCAGCACCGATATCAATGGAGAATATTCCATTTCTAATATCTCTGCTGGCACCCACAAAGTGATTGTCAGTAGCATTGGTTATTTAAAGCACACTGAAAAAATCACCTTCTCCACCACCCAAATTGTGTTGGATGTTCAACTAAAAATAAGTAGTGAAGAGCTGAGCCCCATAGATATCACCGACCGTCCCGAGCAAACTTCTGTCTACAACCGACTCAAAAACATTGATGGAGTAGCTATTTATGCTGCCAAAAAAAATGAGGTTATTGAACTCAAAAACATTACGGCCAACCTCAGCAGCAACAATGCCCGCCAAGTATTTGCACGTGTGCCAGGCGTAGTAGTTTGGGAAAATGACTGCGCAGGACTTCAGCTAGGAGTTGGTGCCAGAGGCTTGAGCCCAAACAGAACTTCCAATTTTAACACCCGTCAAAATGGCTATGACATGGCCGCTGATGCTTTGGGTTACCCCGAAAGTTATTACGCTCCCCCCATGCAGGCTATCGATAGAATTGAAATTGTCCGTGGTGCCGCTTCCCTCCAATATGGAACCCAGTTTGGTGGAATGATAAACCTGAAACTAAAGGAGGGAAACCCTGAGAAGAAATTCAGTGGAAGCACCATGAATACCTACAATTTTATAGGGAAAGACAATGGTTACTTTAACACATTTAATGAAGCTGGTGGACAAATCGGAAAGTTGAATTATTACACCTTTATCAACTTTAGAAAAGGAGATTGCAACTGTCCCAACTCTGACTTTAGTGCCAATACAAACTACGCTCATCTTGGGTATAAATTCAATGAGCAACTCACGCTAAAGCTGGATTATACCAATATGCAATATTTGGCGCAACAGCCCGGTGGGCTTACAGATGCGCTGTATGATCAAGACCCCTACCAAAGCTTTAGAACTCGCAATTTCTTTTATGTAAACTGGAACCTTATCGCTGCAGATTTAGACTTTCAGCTTAATGAAAGAACCGCTTTGAACAGCCGAACATTTACCTTGATCGGCTCTAGAAAAGCACTTGGCATTCGCTCCAATCCTGGGCGTATTGACAACCTGAGCGACCCTCGCGATTTATTGGTGGATTATTACCGAAATGTAGGAAACGAAACCCGCCTTTTGCACAAGTATAAACTTTGGAATAAACCCTCTGCATTTCTTGTTGGCTTTAGAGCTTATCGCGGTTATACCGAAAAAACGCAAGGCTATGGAAGTAACGGCACCGATGCTGATTTTGAATTTGAAACAGACTCACTTGGTCTAAAATCAGACTATAAATTTCCGAGCTACAACATTGCACTTTTCAGTGAAAACATCTTCAACATCACGGATAGGCTAAGCCTGACTCCGGGTGTGCGATATGAATATATCCGCACCACCGCTGATGGTTTTTATGACAGTTCGGTGCGCATCCCAAATACTGGAGAAATTGTGATTGACAGCGCTACTTATGAAATCCGCCAAAGCAGCCGCTCCATAGTTTTATTTGGGCTGGGCCTTGCTTATCGCCTTACGGAAAAGCTGGAACTGTACAGCAATTTTTCCCAAAATTATCGAGCAATTACCTTCAACGATATGCGCGTGGTTTCGCCCTCTGCTGCGGTTGACCCAAATTTACAAGATGAGAGCGGGTTCAATTTAGACCTTGGTGTACGTGGTGAATTGGGTAAAGCTTTTACTATGGACGCAGGGCTTTTTTGGCTAAGCTACAATGGCAGAATTGGCTCCGTGCTAAGGGTTGTAGAAGATGAGTTTTTTGGTGACCGTTTAGTTCGCTATACCACCAATGTGGCTGATGCCAACATTCTGGGAACTGAGCTTTATCTGGAAAGTGACTTGATGAAGCTTTTCCATATCGAAAGCAAAAACTTCAGATCAAGTCTATTTGTGAATTTCGCTTATATCATTGGCACCTATCATAATTCTGAGGAACCCGCTATCGAGGGAAACCAGGTGGAGGAAGTCCCCAAGGTCAACCTAAAAACGGGTTGGTCCATTTCATATAAAGACATCAAGGCATCGTTGCAGTATTCTTTTGTTTCTGACCAATATTCAGAAGCTACCAATGCCGAGACCTCCCCCACTGGCATCTATGGAATAATCCCCGCTTATGATGTTTTGGATTTATCACTAAGCTACAGTATCAAGATGTTCAACTTTGAAGGAGGCATAAACAACATTACCAACAATACCTACTTTACACGCAGAGCCGATGGCTACCCCGGCCCTGGAATTATCACTGCTGCACCGAGAAGTATTTATGTGGGTGTTGGGGTTAAGTTTTAA
- a CDS encoding SMUG2 DNA glycosylase family protein, with amino-acid sequence MTKAEQILDFYSNLNIDVSTLPLKVDVLNPYQNPSPEMEKVLHEFYHKYYGDHHKRGLILGINPGRFGAGITGIPFTDSYRLKEFCDIDFPTDTRETSSVFVYDVIQAFGGAKKFYSNWFIGATSPLGFIHQNSKGNWVNYNYYDDPKLEKAVRPFIIDKLQEQLEICGNPRKCVVLGTGKNYKYLQKLNKKIQLFDEITPLEHPRYIMQYKLKSKENYVTKFLEALS; translated from the coding sequence ATGACAAAAGCCGAGCAAATCCTTGATTTCTATTCAAACCTCAATATTGATGTTTCTACGCTTCCGCTAAAAGTTGATGTGCTCAATCCTTACCAAAATCCTTCTCCCGAAATGGAAAAGGTACTTCACGAATTTTATCATAAATATTATGGAGACCATCACAAACGAGGATTGATTTTGGGTATAAACCCAGGAAGATTTGGAGCCGGAATCACTGGCATCCCATTTACTGATTCTTATCGCCTCAAAGAGTTTTGTGATATTGACTTCCCAACTGACACCAGAGAAACTTCATCTGTGTTTGTTTATGATGTAATACAAGCATTTGGAGGTGCAAAAAAATTTTATAGCAATTGGTTTATTGGTGCCACAAGTCCGCTCGGATTCATCCATCAAAATTCCAAGGGCAATTGGGTAAACTACAATTATTACGATGACCCAAAACTTGAAAAAGCTGTTCGACCTTTTATCATTGACAAGTTACAAGAACAACTAGAAATCTGTGGAAACCCAAGAAAATGTGTAGTACTCGGCACGGGTAAAAACTATAAATACCTTCAAAAGCTAAACAAGAAAATTCAACTGTTTGATGAAATTACTCCACTCGAGCATCCGCGCTACATTATGCAGTATAAGCTAAAAAGCAAGGAAAATTATGTAACAAAGTTTTTGGAAGCTTTGAGCTAA
- a CDS encoding RrF2 family transcriptional regulator: MLSKRSKYAINALVYLARQAKVDPDRKVQIAEISEAQHIPRKFLEAILLDLKNNGILGSKMGRGGGYYLRKPATEVNLAEVYRIFDGAIGLLPCVTYNYYEKCEECRDEETCGIRDAILEVRNKTVEILKENTLQAILDTEDRKIANHK; this comes from the coding sequence ATGCTATCAAAAAGATCAAAATACGCGATAAACGCTTTGGTATACCTTGCTCGTCAAGCGAAGGTAGATCCTGATCGCAAGGTGCAGATTGCTGAAATTTCTGAAGCACAGCATATACCACGCAAGTTTTTGGAGGCCATTCTTTTGGATCTTAAAAACAATGGAATTCTTGGTTCAAAAATGGGCCGTGGTGGTGGCTATTATTTGCGTAAGCCGGCTACCGAAGTAAATCTTGCCGAAGTCTATCGCATTTTTGATGGAGCCATTGGATTGCTGCCTTGCGTTACTTATAATTATTATGAAAAGTGCGAAGAGTGCCGCGATGAGGAAACCTGTGGGATTCGCGATGCTATCTTAGAAGTCCGAAATAAAACAGTAGAAATTCTTAAGGAAAATACGCTGCAGGCTATTCTTGATACTGAGGATAGGAAGATTGCAAATCATAAATAA
- a CDS encoding choice-of-anchor I family protein, producing MKYLSLVALLFSLSFNSFSQTIPFAKLNTRGTGIFDAGGTEIVAFDKNNNYVYTTNRSLNRVEVYDYSDVSKPKFLHYLDVSPYVSTITGVDVYLQQVAVVGYNNPQSPGKLMFFDEKGTPTGQFPAGAMPSMVTFSIYGTWVLVANEGEPSDDYTTDPEGSVSMLNISNGVANTSPSSVKFVNFQGLDTTAYDYLIHIYGNNGLQLPSQDLEPEHIAINPASTKAYVTLQENNAVAVIDLATATLDTVLALGYKDFSVTGLDASDTESDIDIKPYNRLFGMYQPDGIASYSANGNIYFATANEGKARDYSAYSELAKVTDFIFDANAFPNYVNIYQDSVLGRLDITNTLGNNDNDLFQDSLFCFGGRSFSIWDENGQLVWDSGDQFEQITAQMFPNEFNSDDDDNNSRKSTSNEKGPEPESIVIGEVDGTPYAFITLKKMGGIMIYDISDPTSPKFEMYELNRDFSKAANSAGAGDLGPSSLEFIPANVSPTGFAMLLVANEVSGTITAYEMGIGIGIEEYYMVEDEAIFPNPSTGIFNTTYEGDYKVYNMDGKLVKSITNHTVIDLKDQPAGIYIIKNTEGQAIKAVKK from the coding sequence ATGAAATATCTTTCCCTAGTAGCCTTACTTTTTAGCCTAAGCTTTAATAGCTTTTCGCAAACAATACCATTTGCTAAATTAAACACTCGTGGTACTGGCATTTTTGATGCCGGAGGTACAGAAATTGTAGCTTTTGATAAAAACAACAACTACGTTTATACCACTAATCGAAGCTTGAACCGCGTAGAGGTATATGATTACTCGGATGTAAGCAAACCCAAATTCTTACATTATCTTGATGTTTCTCCTTATGTAAGTACAATTACTGGTGTAGATGTGTACCTTCAGCAAGTAGCTGTAGTGGGATATAATAATCCACAGTCACCAGGAAAACTTATGTTTTTTGATGAAAAAGGAACTCCTACGGGACAGTTTCCTGCTGGGGCAATGCCAAGCATGGTTACCTTTAGCATCTACGGAACATGGGTTTTAGTGGCCAACGAAGGTGAACCTAGTGATGACTATACTACTGATCCCGAAGGTTCTGTATCCATGCTAAACATTAGTAATGGCGTAGCAAATACATCTCCATCTTCGGTGAAGTTTGTAAACTTCCAAGGGTTGGATACCACTGCTTATGACTACTTAATACACATCTATGGAAATAATGGCTTACAATTACCTTCTCAAGATTTGGAGCCTGAGCATATTGCCATAAACCCGGCTTCTACCAAGGCCTATGTTACACTTCAGGAAAATAATGCTGTAGCAGTAATTGACTTAGCTACAGCCACACTTGATACAGTACTTGCACTAGGCTACAAAGATTTTTCGGTTACAGGGCTAGATGCCAGCGACACGGAATCAGATATTGATATTAAACCCTACAATCGCCTATTTGGAATGTATCAGCCCGATGGAATAGCTTCTTACTCGGCAAATGGCAACATCTATTTTGCTACTGCAAATGAAGGTAAAGCGCGTGACTACTCTGCATACTCAGAACTCGCCAAGGTTACCGATTTCATTTTTGATGCGAACGCTTTTCCCAATTATGTCAATATATACCAAGACAGCGTATTAGGTAGGTTGGACATTACAAATACATTAGGAAATAATGATAATGATCTGTTTCAGGATTCACTATTCTGCTTTGGCGGACGTTCCTTCTCTATATGGGATGAAAATGGTCAATTAGTGTGGGATAGTGGAGATCAATTTGAGCAAATTACTGCACAGATGTTCCCCAATGAATTTAACTCTGACGATGACGACAATAACTCTCGCAAAAGCACAAGTAATGAAAAAGGACCAGAGCCAGAGTCTATCGTTATTGGAGAAGTAGATGGCACGCCTTACGCCTTCATAACTTTAAAGAAAATGGGAGGAATTATGATTTATGACATTTCTGACCCTACCAGCCCAAAATTTGAAATGTATGAGCTAAACCGTGACTTTAGTAAAGCTGCAAATAGTGCTGGAGCAGGAGATTTGGGACCTTCAAGTTTAGAGTTTATACCTGCTAACGTAAGCCCTACTGGTTTCGCTATGCTTTTGGTAGCCAATGAAGTGAGCGGTACTATAACTGCCTACGAAATGGGAATTGGCATTGGTATAGAAGAATATTACATGGTGGAAGATGAGGCCATTTTCCCAAATCCATCTACCGGGATTTTTAACACCACATATGAAGGAGATTATAAAGTATACAACATGGATGGAAAGTTGGTGAAAAGTATAACCAACCATACTGTAATTGATCTTAAAGATCAGCCGGCCGGCATCTACATCATCAAAAATACAGAAGGCCAAGCCATAAAGGCCGTGAAGAAATAA
- a CDS encoding choice-of-anchor I family protein, whose protein sequence is MMRLTTLLFLSLMAVAGQAQNLIDLSVIGTYKTGVFDDGAMEIAAYDATTQKVFAVNGSTGTIEVLDISDPTNITKTATIDVSPYGDHANSVAFQNGVLAAAVEHDDFDKNGKAVFFNATGAFLASAEVGVLPDMITFTPDGNKVLTANEGEPDDDYTVDPYGTVSIIDISGGVQNVTQTDVTTLDFISFNTNYDPAIRNFGPTANPELARNLEPEYIAVSPTSDKAYVVCQENNAMAIIDLSTNTITSLKSLGFKDWSTGDNKMDASNKPATVNIRNWPVFGMYQPDAMKAFENNGSVYLITANEGDARDYNAYSEEERVEDITLDPTAFPNAAAIQHEDSLGRLNITTSLGDIDNDGDYDELYAYGARSFSIWDDQANLVWDSKGLFAQTLLSTNPNEFNANNDDNDSFKSRSDDKGCEPEAVEVAMINGQRFAFIGLERMGGVMVYNITDPTNPTFVSYYINRDFSLDADDANAGDLGPENLVFIPANESPNGQNLLLNANEVSGTLSIYQVGGTIGLNEFSQKGLLQAYPNPVMDEVTFTREVSNAKLYDMGGREMMIINGTTANLKNLPTGIYTLVEGELSLQILKK, encoded by the coding sequence ATGATGAGATTAACTACATTACTTTTTCTTTCACTTATGGCTGTTGCCGGCCAGGCACAAAACCTTATTGACCTTAGTGTAATTGGCACATACAAGACAGGTGTGTTTGATGATGGCGCTATGGAAATTGCTGCTTACGATGCCACCACACAGAAGGTATTTGCCGTAAACGGAAGCACCGGAACCATAGAAGTTCTTGACATTTCTGATCCAACCAATATTACCAAAACCGCAACAATAGATGTTTCTCCTTATGGAGATCACGCTAATTCTGTAGCATTCCAAAATGGTGTATTAGCTGCAGCTGTAGAGCATGATGATTTCGATAAAAATGGAAAAGCTGTTTTCTTCAACGCGACCGGAGCTTTTCTTGCTTCCGCAGAAGTAGGTGTTCTTCCGGATATGATCACTTTTACCCCTGATGGAAATAAAGTGCTTACAGCAAACGAAGGTGAGCCTGATGATGATTATACTGTAGATCCTTACGGAACGGTTTCTATTATTGATATTTCTGGAGGAGTACAAAACGTAACACAAACTGACGTTACTACTTTGGACTTCATTTCTTTCAACACCAATTATGATCCAGCCATCAGAAACTTTGGCCCAACAGCTAATCCTGAATTAGCTCGTAACCTTGAACCAGAATACATCGCTGTTTCTCCTACTTCTGACAAAGCTTATGTTGTATGCCAGGAAAACAACGCCATGGCTATCATTGACCTTAGTACCAATACCATCACTTCTTTGAAGTCTTTAGGTTTTAAAGATTGGTCAACCGGTGACAATAAAATGGATGCCAGCAACAAACCAGCAACCGTAAACATCCGCAACTGGCCAGTGTTTGGAATGTATCAGCCTGATGCCATGAAAGCTTTTGAAAACAACGGCTCTGTATATCTTATTACAGCTAATGAAGGTGACGCACGCGACTACAACGCATACTCTGAAGAAGAGCGTGTAGAAGATATCACTCTTGACCCGACTGCCTTTCCCAATGCAGCAGCTATTCAGCATGAAGATTCTTTGGGTCGTTTGAATATCACCACTTCTTTAGGTGACATTGATAATGACGGAGACTACGATGAGCTTTATGCTTACGGTGCCCGCTCATTTTCTATTTGGGATGACCAAGCTAACCTAGTGTGGGATAGCAAAGGGCTTTTTGCTCAAACATTATTGAGCACCAACCCAAATGAATTTAACGCCAACAATGATGACAACGACTCTTTTAAAAGCCGTAGTGATGACAAAGGTTGCGAGCCAGAAGCTGTAGAAGTTGCCATGATCAACGGTCAGCGTTTTGCCTTTATCGGCCTTGAGCGTATGGGTGGTGTAATGGTTTACAATATTACAGACCCTACTAACCCAACGTTTGTTAGCTATTACATCAACCGTGATTTCAGCTTAGATGCAGATGATGCAAATGCCGGAGACCTAGGCCCTGAGAACCTAGTATTCATTCCGGCAAATGAAAGCCCAAATGGACAAAATCTTTTGCTTAACGCAAATGAAGTTTCTGGTACACTTTCAATTTACCAAGTAGGCGGAACTATTGGTTTGAATGAATTTTCACAAAAAGGCCTTTTACAAGCTTACCCAAATCCAGTAATGGACGAAGTAACTTTTACAAGAGAAGTAAGCAATGCTAAACTTTATGACATGGGTGGTCGTGAAATGATGATTATCAATGGCACTACCGCAAACCTTAAAAATCTACCTACAGGTATTTATACTTTGGTAGAAGGAGAGCTAAGCCTTCAGATCCTGAAGAAATAA